The DNA region AGGTCACCCGTCTCCGGCATCGGCGCGGACAGCACACGCACGCCGGCGATCCGCGCCGCCTCGTCGTAGCGCGAGAATTCCGGGACCTGGTCGAGGATTTCGACGGCGGCCGCACGATCACCGCGCGACAAACGGACCCGCGCGAGGCCGAACGCCGCGCTCACCTGCGATCGGTCCCGCACCCACAAGGCGTCGTAGTACCGCTCGGCGGCGGCCGCGCCGTTAAGATGCTCCTCGCAGAGCCCCAGCGCGAGTTTCGGCGGCTCCTCGCCGGGGATGTCGCGGTACACGGCGGTGAACTTCTCCTTGGCCGCGGCGAAGTCCCCCGCGCCGAGCGCGAGCAGGCCACGGTGCCACGCCACCCGCCAGTCGTGGGCGGCGCGCTCGCCGAGCAGCCGTTCGGCCTCGGCCACCGCCCGCGTGCCTTCGATGACGGCCCCGAGTTCCAGCTGCGCCCGGCACCGGCGGAACCCGACCTCCGGCGAACCGGGCACCTTGTCGAGCTTCTTCAGCAACCGCGCCGCGTCGGGCGCGCGGACGGCACGGAGGAAGTTCGCCTGCGGATCGTCCGGATCCTCACGCGGTACCGGCAGCCCGAGGGCGATCTCCGTGGCGGACGGCCGCGCGCCGAGCGAGACCGGGGTGCCCCGCGTCCAGTGCTCCAGCGGCGGAGCCTGACCGAGTCCCGCGTCGAGCAGCACTGCCCCTTCGGCGAACAGCGTCGATCCGCCGGGCCGGGACTGCTTGTCCCGCAAGGAAAGGATCTCGCCGAGCACGCCGTCGAGCTGGACCAGCATTTCGCGCGCGGTCGCGAACCGCTGTTCGAACGGGGCGGTCGCCCGGTCGAGCACGCGGAGGAACGATTCGATGCCGAACCGGACGCCGCGCGCGTCGGTGGTGACCGACCAGCCGTCGCTGGCCTGGAACAGCTCCCGCAGTGTCACGCCGACGGTGTGGATGTCGGAGCGGACGGTGAGGCCGTGGGTCGCCCGTTCCCGCGGGGTCACCTGATAGTGCTCGGTGCCGACGATCGGGCTTTCGTCGTCGTCGATCTTGCGGATGGCGCCGAAATCGATGAGCTTGATCCGCTTCTCGCCGTGGATCACGTTGTCCGGCTTCATGTCGCAGTACAGCAGGCCTTCGCCGTGCAGGTAGTCGAGCGCGGTCAGGATCTCGCGCCCGTACGCCACGACGTGCTCGACCAGCAGCCGTCCCTCACTGGAGTCCAGCCCGGCCCGGCCGCGGTTCTTGACCTCCCGCAGCGAAAGGCCGTCGACGAACTCCATCACGATGTAGCGGAAGTCGTCGTGCTCCACCACGTCGAGGATCCGGACGATATTCGGATGATCCAGCGCGGTGAGCACCTGGCTCTCGGTTTCCGCGATCCGGACGGCGGCGGTGTTGTTCGTGTTGATCAGGCCCTTGAGCGCGACGTACCGGTCGCCGAGCCCGGAATCCGTTGCCAGATAGACGAATCCGAGCCCGCCGCGCGCGACACAGCCGACCACGTGGTAGCGGCCGTCGACCACGTCACCCGCCGTGAGCTTGGGCGAGAAGGAGAACGGCGTCCGGCAGACCGGGCAGAACCCCTCGGCGGGCGCGGGCCCGCCGCCGATCGAACGGCCGACCGGGGCGGTGCACCCGTGCTTGCCGCAGAACCGTTCCTCCTCCGGGACATGCGGCTCGGTGAGCAGGCGGCCCGCGACGTCCGGGAGTTCGACGACGGGCAGCGGGACCCGGTCGTCCGCGCCGGCGTGGCCCGCGATCTGCTGGGAACGGGTGACCACCGTGCTGGTGATCCTGGTCGGCGCCGCATCGGGGCCGGGGATCACCAGTGTCGGTTTCGCCCGTGGCTCTTCCGGTGCTCCGGGCGGCAATCCGCAGATCTTGCAGAAGCCGGTCTTGCCGAGCACACCCGGGCACCCGTCCCGTCCGCAGGCCGTCATCCGTCGATCCGTTTCCGTACGGTGTCCGCGTACCGCTCGACGGCGGCCGCCGCGGCCGTCAGGTCACAAGGTCCTTCGAAGAGCATCCGCCAGGCGGGGGCGTAGGCGGCATCCAGTTCGACGTCTTCGACGAGCCCGCCGTTACGGGCCATCTCCCCGTACGCGTCGAGCCGGGCGCGCAGTTCGGCGCGCCGGGCGAGGTTCTCGTCGAGGAGCCGGCGCAGGTCGCGAGCGCGATCGACGGTCTTGGCCACGGCACGCTCACAGACCGGAAGCTGCCGTTTCACCCAATCGGTGTCGCCATCCCGCTCCGCCGAACGCAGTTGTGTCAACGCGCCTCTCAGCCGTCGCGCCTTGGGATGGACATGCGGTGCGTCCGAGAAACGGGGCGCGTCGCTCAGATTGTCCTTCTCCAGACTTTCGAGTTCACCCAACCGGGTTTCCAGGAGGGCGAGACGGCCCTCGGTGTCGTCCTCGTCCGCGGGCAAGACGTCCGTACTCGACCGGACCACGCTCACCCCGGGCGAAGTCGCCTCGCGGAACGCCAGCGCGAGCCGCAGCCCGAGTTCGTGCGCGCGCTGGGCCAGCGGCACGAGCACCTCACCGACGAGTTCGTCGGGTTCGGCGGCTTCGTCGATCCCGTAGACGACGACGGTGCGGCCGGAACCGTGACGGCCGGCCGGCGAATCCGCGGCGACGTCGAGCCGCTCGGAGATGCGGCGGCGCACCTCGTCGGCGGTCTTGCCGATCGCGTCGACGGCCAGCACGACACTGCCCACCGGCGGCACCGTCGGCCCGGTCGCGGTCCGGCCGGCGCCGCTTTCGCGGTCGGCGAGGACGACGGCACGCCGCAACGAGGCGGCGACGGCGGAATCGTCCTGTCCCATGATGATCACCCGGACGTCGGCCCGGCCGTGCCCGCCGAGCCACCGGGCGAATTCGGCCGCGAACCGCGGATCGAGCGCGGGCGGCTCCGGATACCGCACGAAGCTCGGGTCGATCGCGGGGCTGCCTTCGGCCCAGCGGCGCAGTTCCGGCAGGTAGCCGAGCATGGTCTCGACCGGGATCATCCACGAGACACGGGCTGCCTCGGTCGCGTACCGGGTCGCGACCATGCCGACGACGTGGCCGGTCTTGTCGGCGATCACCGCGGCACCGCTGAAGCCGTGGGTGATCGGCTCGGCGTCGGGATCGCGGTGCAACTGGACGCGTTCGAGACCGTGCCCGCCGTCGCCGACGACGGTCGCCAGCGACCACATGCCGTCCGACCCGGCGGGGAAGCCGTACGCGCGGACGCGTTGGTGGTCTTCGAGAGCGGTCCGGTGCAGCGGGGCGCCGGAGATCTGTTCCTCCGGGTCACGCAACCGGAGCAGCGCGATGTCCCCGCCGTCGTCGCCGATGGGCGCGGCGTGCGCGACGACCGTGGCGATTCCGGGCTCCACACCGGGAAGCGCCACGAAATCCACCGCGACACCGTCTTGGCCTTCGATCACGTGAGCACAGGTGAGGAGATGCCCGGCGTCGAGCATGGTCCCGGCGCCCAGGACCCGCCCACGATGATCGCGCAGCCGCACCCGCCAGCGTCTGCGCTCGGAAGTCACCCGAAAGACCCTACCGATCGTGAGTGGCGATGACGGTTCTAACCGTCATTACCACTCACGAGGCCTAATTTGTCTGGCGGTGAACCCGCGTCCGCGATCGACGTCGGCAGGGCGCCACCCGGTCATCCACGTCCCCGTGGCAGCCAAAGGCGCCCTGCCACCGCGATAGCGGGGCCTGCGGCCGGGGCGGGTTCACTCGTCGGGTCCGTTTCACGGTCCGTCTTCAGCTCCGCCAACAGGCTCTAATGCGCGGCGTCGTTCCAGGACCGTCCGTACCCGACCGAGACCTCCAGCGGGACCGCCAGCTCGTAGGCCGAACCCATTCCCTGGCGCACCAACGCTTCCAGCTGCTCGCGCTCGCCATCGGCGACCTCGAGGACGAGCTCGTCGTGGACCTGCAGCAGCACGCGGCTCTTCAGCTTCGCCTCGGTCAGCGCCTTGTGCACGTTGAGCATGGCGACCTTGATGATGTCGGCCGCGCTGCCCTGGATGGGCGCGTTGAGCGCCATCCGCTCGGCCATTTCGCGGCGCTGCCGGTTGTCGCTGTTGAGATCGGGCAGATAGCGGCGGCGGCCGAAGATCGTCTCGGTGTAGCCGACCTTCGCCGCGTCGCCCACGACCGAATGGAGGTAGTCGCGCACGCCGCCGAACCGGGAGAAGTACGCCTCCATCTGTTCCTTGGCCTCTTCGGTGGAGATCCGCAGCTGCTGCGAAAGGCCGTACGCCGAAAGCCCGTACGCCAGGCCGTACGACATCGCCTTCACCCGGAAGCGCAGCTCCGGCGTGATCTCCTCCGGCGGCAGCGAGAACGCGCGCGACGCCACGAAGGTGTGCAGGTCCTCGCCGCTGTTGAAGGCCTGGATCAGGCCCTCGTCCTGGGAAAGATGCGCCATGATCCGCATTTCGATCTGGCTGTAGTCCGCCGTCATCAGCTCGGCGTACCCGTCGCCGACGACGAACGCGTCGCGGATGCGGCGGCCTTCTTCGGTGCGGATCGGGATGTTCTGGAGGTTCGGGTCCACCGAGGAGAGCCGTCCGGTGGCGGCGATCGTCTGCAGCAGCGTGGTGTGGATGCGGCCGTCGTCGGCGACCGACTTGATCAGGCCCTCGACCGTGGTGCGCAGGCGGGTCGCGTCCCGGTGCTCCAGCAGATGCTGCAGGAACGGGTGCTCGGTCTTCTCGAACAGGCTCTGCAGGGCCTCGGCGTCGGTGGTGTAGCCGGTCTTGGTGCGCTTGGTCTTCGGCATGCCGAGCTCGTCGAACAGGATGACCTGCAGCTGCTTCGGCGAACCGAGGTTGACCTGCTTGCCGATGACCGCGTACGCCTCCTCCGCGGCCTGCGTCACCCGGCTGAGGTAATGCGCTTCGAGGTTGGTCAGGTGCTCGATGTCGACCGCGATACCCGCCGCTTCGAGCCCGGTGATCACCTGCAGCAACGGCAGTTCGAGCTCGGCGAGCAGCTGCGCGCCGCCCAGTTCTTCGAGCTCCTTGGTCAGCGCGCCCGCGAGCTCGGCGACCGCGCGGGCCTTGACCAGCTCGGCCTGGATCTCCTTCTGCTCCATGTCCTCGGCGCCGCCGTCGAGCAGGGAGAGCTGCCCGTCCCCGGTGTCCGCCTCGGACCGCAGCTCACGGTGCAGGTACCGCAGGGCGAGGTCGTCGAGCTCGAAGGTGCGCTGGCCGGGGCGGACCAGGTACGCCGCGAGCGCGGTGTCCATGACCAGCCCGGCCAGCGTCCAGCCGCGCGCCTGGACGGCGTGCAGGGGGACCTTGAGCTCGTGGCCGATCTTCTGGATCTTCTCGTCGGCGAGCCAGGCCGTGAGCGCCTTGTCGTCTTCGGCGTCCATCGTGGTGACGTCGACGTACGCGCCTTCGCCGTCCGCGGCCGCGAAGGTGATGGCCTTCAGGTCGGAGCGGACCGAGGCGCCGGTGGTGCGGAACGCCAGGCCGACCGGCTTGTCTGTGCCGGTGTGCGCGGACAGCCATTCCGTGAGCGCGCCCGGCGCGAGCTTCGAACCGCTGACCTCGAAACCCTCCTCGGCCTCGGGCTCTGCGCTCTGCAGGGTGGCGAAGAGCCGGTCTCGCAGGACGCGGAACTCGAGCTCGTCGAACAGCGCGTGGACGGCCTCGCGGTCCCACGGGCGCAGCTCGAGCATGCTCGGGCCGAGCTCCAGCTCGACGTCGCGGATCAGCTCGGTGAGCTGGCGGTTCAGCATGACGGCGCCGAGGTGCTCGCGCAGCGCGTCGCCGACCTTGCCCTTGACCTCGTCGACCCGGTCGATCAGCTCGTTGAAGGAGCCGAACTGCCTGATCCACTTCGCGGCCGTCTTCTCGCCGACGCCCGGGATGCTGGGCAGGTTGTCCGAGGGGTCGCCACGCAGCGCGGCGAAGTCCGGGTACTGCGCCGGCGTGAGGCCGTACTTCTCCTCGACCGCCTCGGGGGTGAACCTGGTCATCTCCGACACGCCGCGCTTCGGGTACAGCACGGTGACCTGGTCGGTCACCAGCTGGAGCGCGTCACGGTCGCCCGTACAGATGAGGACGTCGAAGCCTTCGGCGGTCGCCTGTGTCGTGAGCGTGGCGATGATGTCGTCGGCTTCGTAGTTCTCCTTGGTCAGCGCGGGGATGCCGAGGACCTTGAGCACGTCCTCGACCAGCCCGACCTGGCCCTTGAACTCGTCCGGGGTGCTGCTGCGGTTGGCCTTGTACTCCGCGAACGTCTCCGACCGGAACGTCTTGCGGGAGAGGTCGAACGCCACCGCGAGGTGGGTCGGCGCCTCGTCGCGCAGCAGGTTGATGAGCATCGAGGTGAACCCGAAGACCGCGTTCGTCGTCTGCCCGGTCTTCGTCTTGAAGTTCTCCGCGGGCAGCGCGAAGAAGGCGCGATACGCCATCGAATGGCCGTCGATCAGCAGCAGTTTGGGCCGCTCGGCCTGTGCGGTGGCGGGTGTGGCGTTGGCAACGGTCGTGTTCTCACTCGGGCTCACGGGAGCGAGTCTAGGGTGAGGGTCTGACAGTCCTACCTGTCGTGTCGTTTAAGGAGCGCTGCGTGACCGAACAAGCCCTCGAATCCTTCGCCGGGATCGACCCGGCCTTCGCCGGACAGCAGCTCAACGACAAGCTCGGGCTCGAGATCAGCGAATTCGGTCCCGAACGCGTCGTGGGCAGCATCCCGGTGGAGGGCAACCTCCAGCCCTACGGCCTCCTCCACGGCGGCGCGAACGCCGTCGTCGCGGAAGCCCTCGGTTCGATGGTCTGCGCGCTCAACGCCGGCATCGACAAGGCGACGATGGGGCTCGAACTGTCGTGCACCCACCACCGGGCGGTCCGATCGGGGCGGGTGACCGGTGTCGCGACGCCGGTGCACGTCGGACGGGGGACCGTGACCGCCGAGATCGTGCTGACCGACGACCAGGGGCGCCGGTCGTGCACGGCGCGGCTGACCTGCGTGGTGCGGGAGCGTCCGCCGGGCGCCTGAACGAACCCTTCCTCGCGTCTGAGTACGTGAAGGGGGCCTTCACGTACTTTGAGCGGCGTGGATCTCGACACGGCCCAGGTGCGCGCGTTCGTCGCGACCGCCGACCACGGCCATTTCGGTCGCGCGGCGGAATCCCTGTTCCTCACCCAGCAAGCGCTGTCGAAGCGGGTCCGGAAGCTCGAGGACGCGCTGTCGGTCCAGCTGTTCCGCCGCACCAACCGGTCCGTCGAGCTGACCGCCGACGGCGGCCGGTTCCTCCCGCACGCGCGCGAGCTGATCCGCGCGGCCGACGCCGCCGTCGCCGCGATGGGCCTCCAGGACCGCCCGCCGCGGCTCGACGTCATCGATCCGCGCCTCTCCCCCATGTACATGCTGCGGCGCATCGCGGAGCGGGATCCGGCGCTGGCGGTCGAGCGGGTCGCCGGGCGCGGGCTGGCCAACGCCCTCGACCCGCTGGTCCGCGGCGAGATCGACCTCGCGTTCGGCCGCGTCGCGGACCTCGGCCGCGAAGTTCCCACCGAGCTCGACCACCGGCTCGTCCGGCTCGAACCCTTGGTCGCCCTTCTCGCGCCGGAACACCCGCTCGCGGGGAACGATGTCCTGAAATTGTCCGATCTCGAGAACGAGGGCATCTGGATTCCGCAATTGGGCGGCCCGGTCGAATGGCTTTCTTATTTGCAACGCCTATGCAAAGAATTCGGCGTCCCGATCGACGACTCCGGGGTCAGCTACGACCTCCGGCACACACTGGAACAGACGCGCTACGGAAAGCAGCGGGTCACCCTCGCGGGCGCCGACATGGATCTCGCGTCCGACCTCAATCTGCGCGTTCTTCCGTTCGAGCCGTCGCCGCTGTTCCCGTGGTCGGTGGTGTGGCGCCGCGGCGAAGGCCCGGCCCTGCGGCGCCTGCTGGCGCTCGCGGGCCGGACCAGCCACGAAGAAGGTTGGTGCGCCTACGATCCCGAGCGGGCCTGGCTGCCGGACGACGACCTCAAGCAGTTAGGTGCCGGGCGAACCAGCGCGTGAGCTCGGCGTCGACCAGCTTCGCGTGTCCGGTCTGCGGAGCGGGTTCGAGGCCGGGCGCCTCGGCGAATTCGTGTGCCATCCCCGGGATGGTGACGAGTTCGGATCGCCGCTCCCCCAGCGCCTTGTGCAGGGCTTCGGCCGGTTCGGTGATCGAGACGTCGTCCTCCTCGCCGATGACGAGCAGGACCGGCGCGGTCAGTTCGTCCGCCCGCCGCACGTAGTCGTACTCGTTCGCGACCGCGCGGGAGCGGTCCGACCAGGGGTAGGTGATGTCGTAGACCCGCTCGTTCGCCGCGATCACCGGCGCCAGCTGGGTCACCGGGTTCACCAGCGCGGCGGCCGCCACGTCGATCTCGGCGTGGGTCAGCATCTGCAGCGCGACCCCGCCGCCCTGCGAACCGCCGACCAGCCCGACCGGACCGTCCTCAATGGACAGGCGGGAGCGCAGTTCCGCCACCGCCGCCGGGAACTCGGCCTCGACCTGCTTGGTGAGCGGCTCGACGACGTTGAGCACGTTGTCCTCGCTCGCGAGCCGGAAGAAGCCCTCGAAACCGCCTTCGGGAAACCGTTTCCCGGTCAGCGGCAACCCGAGGTGCACCCGCCACGCGTGCAGGTCCCGCATCGGCAGCGCCGCCGCCATGGCCGCCTCGCTGAACGGCGCGCCCAGCAGATGCCAGGTCAGCACCAGTGGCGCCGGACGCTCGCTGTCCGTGGGCGGCAGCGCCACGAACGGAACTCCTGCCGCCACACCTTCGATCGCTTCGGTACTTGTCGTCATGGGAACAGCCAATCGCGAGGTCAGGGCCGAGATCCAACAGCCGTTCGGACCCCGGTGACAACCATCGGTTGTCATGACGCCGAGGAAGCGGGGGCACCGTTGGCGCCCTTTGGGGCAGCATTGCTACGACGAACGGCCGCCCACGAAGGAGCTGAAAAACCGCAAGATACGCGGCCGAAACATGATCCTTACCCACGAGCATGATCGACGTGGTAGCGGTGAATCCCCAGCGTGACCAGCGAAGACTCGCCAACCGGCAACATTCG from Amycolatopsis sp. EV170708-02-1 includes:
- a CDS encoding LysR family transcriptional regulator: MDLDTAQVRAFVATADHGHFGRAAESLFLTQQALSKRVRKLEDALSVQLFRRTNRSVELTADGGRFLPHARELIRAADAAVAAMGLQDRPPRLDVIDPRLSPMYMLRRIAERDPALAVERVAGRGLANALDPLVRGEIDLAFGRVADLGREVPTELDHRLVRLEPLVALLAPEHPLAGNDVLKLSDLENEGIWIPQLGGPVEWLSYLQRLCKEFGVPIDDSGVSYDLRHTLEQTRYGKQRVTLAGADMDLASDLNLRVLPFEPSPLFPWSVVWRRGEGPALRRLLALAGRTSHEEGWCAYDPERAWLPDDDLKQLGAGRTSA
- a CDS encoding serine/threonine-protein kinase — its product is MTACGRDGCPGVLGKTGFCKICGLPPGAPEEPRAKPTLVIPGPDAAPTRITSTVVTRSQQIAGHAGADDRVPLPVVELPDVAGRLLTEPHVPEEERFCGKHGCTAPVGRSIGGGPAPAEGFCPVCRTPFSFSPKLTAGDVVDGRYHVVGCVARGGLGFVYLATDSGLGDRYVALKGLINTNNTAAVRIAETESQVLTALDHPNIVRILDVVEHDDFRYIVMEFVDGLSLREVKNRGRAGLDSSEGRLLVEHVVAYGREILTALDYLHGEGLLYCDMKPDNVIHGEKRIKLIDFGAIRKIDDDESPIVGTEHYQVTPRERATHGLTVRSDIHTVGVTLRELFQASDGWSVTTDARGVRFGIESFLRVLDRATAPFEQRFATAREMLVQLDGVLGEILSLRDKQSRPGGSTLFAEGAVLLDAGLGQAPPLEHWTRGTPVSLGARPSATEIALGLPVPREDPDDPQANFLRAVRAPDAARLLKKLDKVPGSPEVGFRRCRAQLELGAVIEGTRAVAEAERLLGERAAHDWRVAWHRGLLALGAGDFAAAKEKFTAVYRDIPGEEPPKLALGLCEEHLNGAAAAERYYDALWVRDRSQVSAAFGLARVRLSRGDRAAAVEILDQVPEFSRYDEAARIAGVRVLSAPMPETGDLPSSAELDDAVVRLTALDLDGDAFDRLVTAVRETGLAGVLLGQDGITGGEILRADETGARTVLDRSYRRLAHHAPAPEAHDVLIDLANSVRPVTLV
- the polA gene encoding DNA polymerase I, translating into MSPSENTTVANATPATAQAERPKLLLIDGHSMAYRAFFALPAENFKTKTGQTTNAVFGFTSMLINLLRDEAPTHLAVAFDLSRKTFRSETFAEYKANRSSTPDEFKGQVGLVEDVLKVLGIPALTKENYEADDIIATLTTQATAEGFDVLICTGDRDALQLVTDQVTVLYPKRGVSEMTRFTPEAVEEKYGLTPAQYPDFAALRGDPSDNLPSIPGVGEKTAAKWIRQFGSFNELIDRVDEVKGKVGDALREHLGAVMLNRQLTELIRDVELELGPSMLELRPWDREAVHALFDELEFRVLRDRLFATLQSAEPEAEEGFEVSGSKLAPGALTEWLSAHTGTDKPVGLAFRTTGASVRSDLKAITFAAADGEGAYVDVTTMDAEDDKALTAWLADEKIQKIGHELKVPLHAVQARGWTLAGLVMDTALAAYLVRPGQRTFELDDLALRYLHRELRSEADTGDGQLSLLDGGAEDMEQKEIQAELVKARAVAELAGALTKELEELGGAQLLAELELPLLQVITGLEAAGIAVDIEHLTNLEAHYLSRVTQAAEEAYAVIGKQVNLGSPKQLQVILFDELGMPKTKRTKTGYTTDAEALQSLFEKTEHPFLQHLLEHRDATRLRTTVEGLIKSVADDGRIHTTLLQTIAATGRLSSVDPNLQNIPIRTEEGRRIRDAFVVGDGYAELMTADYSQIEMRIMAHLSQDEGLIQAFNSGEDLHTFVASRAFSLPPEEITPELRFRVKAMSYGLAYGLSAYGLSQQLRISTEEAKEQMEAYFSRFGGVRDYLHSVVGDAAKVGYTETIFGRRRYLPDLNSDNRQRREMAERMALNAPIQGSAADIIKVAMLNVHKALTEAKLKSRVLLQVHDELVLEVADGEREQLEALVRQGMGSAYELAVPLEVSVGYGRSWNDAAH
- a CDS encoding PaaI family thioesterase, which gives rise to MTEQALESFAGIDPAFAGQQLNDKLGLEISEFGPERVVGSIPVEGNLQPYGLLHGGANAVVAEALGSMVCALNAGIDKATMGLELSCTHHRAVRSGRVTGVATPVHVGRGTVTAEIVLTDDQGRRSCTARLTCVVRERPPGA
- a CDS encoding S9 family peptidase; translated protein: MTTSTEAIEGVAAGVPFVALPPTDSERPAPLVLTWHLLGAPFSEAAMAAALPMRDLHAWRVHLGLPLTGKRFPEGGFEGFFRLASEDNVLNVVEPLTKQVEAEFPAAVAELRSRLSIEDGPVGLVGGSQGGGVALQMLTHAEIDVAAAALVNPVTQLAPVIAANERVYDITYPWSDRSRAVANEYDYVRRADELTAPVLLVIGEEDDVSITEPAEALHKALGERRSELVTIPGMAHEFAEAPGLEPAPQTGHAKLVDAELTRWFARHLTA
- a CDS encoding serine protease; the protein is MTSERRRWRVRLRDHRGRVLGAGTMLDAGHLLTCAHVIEGQDGVAVDFVALPGVEPGIATVVAHAAPIGDDGGDIALLRLRDPEEQISGAPLHRTALEDHQRVRAYGFPAGSDGMWSLATVVGDGGHGLERVQLHRDPDAEPITHGFSGAAVIADKTGHVVGMVATRYATEAARVSWMIPVETMLGYLPELRRWAEGSPAIDPSFVRYPEPPALDPRFAAEFARWLGGHGRADVRVIIMGQDDSAVAASLRRAVVLADRESGAGRTATGPTVPPVGSVVLAVDAIGKTADEVRRRISERLDVAADSPAGRHGSGRTVVVYGIDEAAEPDELVGEVLVPLAQRAHELGLRLALAFREATSPGVSVVRSSTDVLPADEDDTEGRLALLETRLGELESLEKDNLSDAPRFSDAPHVHPKARRLRGALTQLRSAERDGDTDWVKRQLPVCERAVAKTVDRARDLRRLLDENLARRAELRARLDAYGEMARNGGLVEDVELDAAYAPAWRMLFEGPCDLTAAAAAVERYADTVRKRIDG